The Uruburuella testudinis genome window below encodes:
- a CDS encoding dioxygenase: MSELLNLIQTESAGIVAETLDFWLYECSIDEAPDAAEVAQWRDILSARGGKFARLAQICQTWLDEETP; encoded by the coding sequence ATGTCGGAACTGCTCAACCTGATCCAAACCGAATCTGCCGGCATTGTGGCCGAAACCCTTGATTTCTGGCTGTATGAGTGCAGCATCGATGAAGCGCCCGATGCCGCCGAAGTGGCGCAATGGCGCGATATCCTCAGCGCGCGCGGCGGCAAGTTTGCCCGGCTGGCACAAATCTGCCAAACCTGGCTGGATGAAGAAACCCCATGA
- a CDS encoding VanZ family protein, whose protein sequence is MNIPTNKFTLLALLWFGAGVYSLVFREAESGAPPFAHFDKIAHFALFFGQFWLIAKALMQARQAIPYTALLACAVLFAAGSETAQALFTQTRQGSAADALADIAGAASALWLAHKVTAAKLLPKAKQP, encoded by the coding sequence ATGAACATACCCACCAATAAATTTACCCTGCTGGCGCTGCTTTGGTTTGGCGCAGGAGTGTATTCACTGGTTTTCCGCGAAGCCGAAAGCGGCGCACCGCCGTTTGCCCATTTCGACAAAATCGCCCATTTCGCGCTTTTTTTCGGCCAATTCTGGCTGATTGCCAAAGCCCTGATGCAAGCACGCCAAGCCATACCGTATACCGCCCTGCTCGCCTGCGCCGTGCTCTTTGCCGCCGGCAGCGAAACCGCACAGGCGCTGTTTACCCAAACCCGCCAAGGCAGCGCGGCCGATGCATTGGCCGATATCGCCGGCGCCGCATCGGCCTTATGGCTGGCACACAAAGTGACCGCAGCCAAACTGTTGCCAAAAGCAAAGCAACCTTAA